The Latilactobacillus sakei subsp. sakei DSM 20017 = JCM 1157 genome includes a window with the following:
- the polA gene encoding DNA polymerase I — translation MGSQKSLLLIDGNSVAFRAFYAMHQVLDSFTNQDGLHTNAIYAFKNMLDIILKRFEPTHVLVAFDAGKTTFRTAQFADYKGGRSKTPPELTEQFPYIKELLHAYGIQTAELANYEADDIIGTLASQAEQDGFVVNIVTGDRDLTQLTTDKTTVNITVKGVNDTEAYTPEHVQEKLGLAPSKIVDLKGLMGDTSDNYPGVTKVGEKTALKLLTEFGSIEGVYENVDAMKKSKMKEHLIEDRDQAFMSKKLATILRDAPIETTLADITYEGPNIDTLIAFYQEMNFQNFLKQLNVTPEAVKPAENYQYTVLTLDNLETVQAIKTPVAFGIEMLTDNYHTADLIGFYIGAPDHWYVSDDVALLAEPVLKDWLEDASHPKAVFDVKRTQVAANRLGVHLAGVNFDLLLASYLLNTTNNSNDLGTVANLHEYQNVQTDEAVYGKGAKRAVPTEPALLYQHLVQKAAAIYHLQPQLEEQLKEHQQFDLFTDMELPLALVLAQMEITGIRVDASRLQQMGSEFSQTLKILEEKVYAEAGETFNINSPKQLGVILFEKMGLPVIKKTKTGYSTAVDVLEQLRKDAPIVQTILDYRQIAKIQSTYVEGLLKSIHQDNKVHTRYLQTLTQTGRLSSVDPNLQNIPVRLAEGRKIRQAFVPSHPDWQMFASDYSQIELRVLAHISGDANMQEAFKEDRDIHANTAMKIFGLNSADQVTPDMRRQAKATNFGIVYGISDYGLSQNIGISRQEAKRFIDAYFEQYPGVQQFMVDIVKKAREEGYVETLFHRRRYLPDIHAKNFNLRSFAERTAMNTPIQGSAADIIKVAMILMQQELKKANLQARMLLQVHDELIFEAPTEEIPILQKLVPSVMDSAVKLAVPLKVESGFGPTWYDIKK, via the coding sequence ATGGGTTCTCAAAAAAGTTTATTATTAATTGATGGTAACAGTGTAGCGTTTCGGGCGTTTTACGCGATGCACCAAGTGTTAGATAGTTTTACCAATCAAGATGGGTTACATACCAATGCCATTTATGCGTTTAAAAACATGCTAGATATTATTTTGAAACGGTTTGAACCAACACACGTCTTAGTGGCTTTTGATGCGGGCAAAACGACTTTTAGAACGGCACAGTTTGCCGACTATAAGGGCGGTCGTTCTAAGACGCCACCAGAATTAACGGAACAGTTTCCTTATATCAAGGAATTATTGCATGCTTATGGTATTCAGACGGCTGAATTAGCCAACTATGAGGCCGATGACATTATTGGGACGTTGGCGAGCCAAGCAGAACAAGACGGCTTTGTCGTCAATATTGTGACGGGTGATCGGGATTTAACGCAGCTAACGACGGATAAAACGACCGTTAATATCACAGTCAAAGGTGTCAACGATACAGAAGCCTACACACCGGAACATGTACAAGAAAAATTAGGCTTAGCACCTAGTAAAATCGTAGACTTAAAAGGTTTGATGGGTGATACCTCTGATAATTATCCGGGTGTCACAAAGGTCGGCGAAAAGACAGCGCTGAAACTCTTAACGGAATTTGGGAGCATCGAAGGGGTCTACGAAAATGTCGATGCAATGAAAAAGAGTAAGATGAAGGAACATCTGATTGAAGATCGTGATCAAGCCTTTATGAGCAAAAAATTGGCGACGATTTTGCGGGATGCACCGATCGAAACGACGTTAGCGGACATCACGTATGAAGGTCCCAACATCGATACGTTGATTGCTTTTTATCAAGAGATGAACTTTCAAAACTTTTTAAAGCAATTAAACGTGACACCAGAAGCAGTTAAACCGGCGGAAAACTATCAATATACCGTTTTGACGTTGGATAATTTAGAAACCGTTCAAGCGATTAAAACACCGGTTGCCTTCGGGATTGAAATGTTAACCGATAATTACCACACAGCCGATTTAATTGGTTTTTATATCGGCGCACCAGATCATTGGTATGTCAGTGATGATGTTGCACTACTAGCTGAACCAGTATTGAAGGATTGGTTGGAAGATGCGAGTCATCCTAAAGCAGTTTTCGATGTCAAACGGACGCAAGTCGCAGCTAATCGATTAGGTGTTCATTTAGCGGGCGTTAATTTTGATTTATTATTAGCATCTTATTTATTGAATACGACGAATAACAGCAACGATTTAGGGACGGTCGCTAATTTACACGAGTATCAAAATGTGCAAACAGACGAGGCCGTTTATGGGAAAGGTGCTAAACGGGCTGTTCCAACTGAACCAGCTTTGTTGTATCAACATTTGGTTCAAAAAGCGGCAGCCATTTATCATTTACAACCACAACTTGAAGAACAATTGAAGGAACATCAACAATTCGATCTCTTTACGGATATGGAATTACCATTGGCCCTCGTATTGGCGCAAATGGAAATAACCGGGATTCGGGTCGATGCCAGTCGCCTCCAACAAATGGGGTCAGAATTCAGCCAAACCTTGAAGATCTTGGAAGAAAAAGTTTACGCTGAAGCTGGCGAAACCTTTAACATTAACTCACCTAAGCAACTAGGCGTCATTTTATTTGAAAAAATGGGCTTACCAGTGATTAAGAAGACGAAGACGGGCTATTCAACCGCTGTTGATGTACTTGAACAATTACGGAAGGATGCACCAATTGTCCAAACAATTTTGGATTATCGTCAAATTGCCAAGATTCAATCAACGTATGTCGAAGGGTTATTGAAATCAATCCATCAAGATAATAAAGTCCATACGCGTTACTTACAAACCTTGACGCAAACTGGCCGTTTATCGTCGGTTGATCCTAACCTACAAAATATTCCAGTTCGTTTAGCAGAAGGCCGCAAGATTCGCCAAGCCTTTGTCCCAAGTCACCCAGACTGGCAAATGTTTGCTTCTGATTACTCGCAAATCGAATTACGGGTATTGGCACACATCTCAGGGGATGCCAACATGCAAGAAGCCTTTAAAGAAGACCGGGATATTCATGCAAATACAGCGATGAAGATCTTTGGCTTAAACAGTGCCGATCAAGTGACACCAGATATGCGGCGCCAAGCTAAAGCTACGAATTTTGGGATTGTTTACGGGATTAGCGATTATGGCTTATCTCAAAATATCGGCATTTCGCGGCAAGAAGCCAAACGCTTTATCGACGCTTATTTCGAACAATATCCAGGTGTTCAACAATTCATGGTTGATATTGTTAAAAAAGCGCGTGAAGAAGGCTATGTCGAAACGCTTTTCCACCGTCGTCGTTATTTACCAGATATTCACGCTAAGAACTTTAACCTCCGTTCTTTTGCAGAACGGACAGCGATGAATACGCCAATTCAAGGTAGTGCTGCGGATATTATCAAGGTGGCGATGATTTTAATGCAACAAGAATTGAAGAAGGCGAACTTGCAAGCCAGAATGTTATTACAAGTACATGATGAATTGATTTTTGAAGCACCAACTGAAGAAATACCAATCTTACAAAAATTAGTCCCAAGTGTGATGGATTCAGCCGTTAAATTAGCGGTGCCATTGAAGGTCGAAAGTGGTTTTGGCCCAACTTGGTACGATATTAAGAAATAA
- the coaE gene encoding dephospho-CoA kinase (Dephospho-CoA kinase (CoaE) performs the final step in coenzyme A biosynthesis.), whose product MTYFLGLTGGIATGKTTVSQMLARQGIPIIDGDQVAHQVLADNQSVQEQIQATFGKQLVQNGKVDRAALGKLVFGNQAVLAQLNAITAPVIRETIMTEMAQAKAHQVPLVVLDLPLLYEQHYETVCDGVLVVYLPVEKQLARLMARNQLSREDALKRINSQASLAEKRDRADFVIDNQGSLAQLKAQLKTVLEGVHHKSGMS is encoded by the coding sequence ATGACTTATTTCCTAGGCTTAACTGGTGGTATTGCTACCGGTAAAACAACTGTTTCGCAAATGCTAGCGCGACAAGGTATTCCTATTATTGATGGGGATCAAGTCGCACACCAAGTGTTGGCGGATAATCAAAGTGTGCAAGAACAGATTCAAGCCACTTTTGGGAAGCAGCTTGTGCAAAACGGTAAAGTTGATCGGGCAGCTTTGGGCAAATTGGTCTTTGGCAATCAAGCCGTATTAGCGCAACTCAACGCGATTACCGCACCGGTCATTCGGGAGACGATTATGACCGAGATGGCTCAGGCCAAAGCGCACCAAGTACCGCTAGTTGTTTTGGACTTACCGTTGTTATATGAACAGCACTACGAAACGGTTTGCGACGGGGTGTTAGTCGTTTATTTGCCGGTTGAAAAACAATTAGCGCGATTAATGGCGCGGAACCAATTAAGTCGCGAAGATGCTTTGAAACGGATTAACAGTCAAGCATCATTGGCTGAAAAACGGGATAGAGCAGACTTCGTGATTGATAACCAAGGCTCACTGGCTCAATTGAAAGCCCAATTAAAGACAGTTTTGGAAGGCGTGCACCATAAGTCGGGTATGTCCTGA
- the smpB gene encoding SsrA-binding protein SmpB yields the protein MAKKHPQKPANLIAQNKKAGHDYNILETFEAGLVLTGTEIKSVRKGKISLRDGFARVRKGEAYLENVHISPYEQGNQFNHDPLRNRKLLLHKKEIAKIGALTKDKGITIVPLRVYLKHGFAKVLIGVGEGKREYDKRETLKRKEQDREMARALRKR from the coding sequence ATGGCAAAGAAACATCCACAAAAACCAGCTAACTTAATCGCTCAAAACAAAAAAGCTGGGCATGATTACAATATCCTGGAGACATTTGAAGCAGGATTAGTTTTAACCGGGACCGAGATTAAATCGGTGCGTAAGGGAAAAATTAGTTTGCGTGATGGGTTTGCGCGCGTTCGCAAGGGCGAAGCTTATCTGGAAAATGTCCACATCAGTCCTTATGAACAAGGTAACCAATTTAACCATGATCCATTGCGTAACCGAAAATTATTGTTACACAAGAAAGAAATTGCTAAAATTGGTGCTTTGACTAAGGACAAAGGGATTACAATTGTCCCGTTACGTGTTTATTTAAAACACGGTTTTGCTAAGGTCTTAATCGGCGTTGGTGAAGGGAAACGGGAATACGATAAACGAGAAACGCTCAAGCGTAAGGAACAAGATCGTGAAATGGCAAGAGCACTTCGAAAACGTTAA
- a CDS encoding transcriptional regulator, SarA/Rot family, which produces MDATNKSDLIGDSWSDFMEFAGLYRWLINNLSESMNRESQKYGLSFDQFLVMHEIKNNDNETTNSALADKMQVSRSAISRQCRSLRKMAFIAEQSDEKDQRIRRVHLTEKGLQVYHHLLYYYLDLYNDLKNEVGKDKVDATIGQSKEIFERMVSMNLNRPDAK; this is translated from the coding sequence ATGGATGCAACTAATAAGTCCGACCTAATCGGTGATTCATGGTCCGATTTTATGGAATTCGCAGGATTATACAGGTGGCTCATTAACAATTTGAGCGAATCGATGAACCGAGAAAGTCAAAAATACGGGTTATCATTTGATCAATTCTTAGTGATGCATGAAATTAAGAACAACGATAACGAAACAACAAACAGTGCTTTAGCAGATAAGATGCAAGTTAGTCGCTCTGCCATTTCACGCCAATGTCGTTCGTTACGGAAGATGGCCTTTATCGCTGAACAATCAGACGAAAAAGATCAACGTATTCGCCGTGTTCATTTAACTGAAAAAGGATTACAAGTTTATCATCACTTACTTTATTACTATTTAGATCTTTATAATGATCTCAAAAATGAAGTGGGTAAGGATAAAGTGGATGCTACTATCGGTCAAAGTAAAGAAATCTTTGAACGAATGGTATCAATGAACCTTAATCGACCAGACGCAAAATAA
- the nrdR gene encoding transcriptional regulator NrdR has translation MLCPHCHQNSSRVIDSRPTDEGRVIRRRRECENCQFRFTTFERVEQTPLLVIKKNGTREEFNRDKLLRGLIRAAEKRPVTMEQMTEIVDEVENKIRALGENEVSSQAVGEYVMAVLPGVDEIAYIRFASVYRQFKDMNVFMAELQEMMKKEKAKDQD, from the coding sequence ATGCTATGTCCACATTGCCATCAAAATAGTTCACGGGTAATTGATAGTCGACCAACAGATGAAGGACGCGTTATTCGGCGTCGTCGCGAATGCGAAAATTGTCAATTCCGGTTTACAACTTTTGAAAGGGTGGAGCAAACACCGTTATTAGTCATTAAGAAAAATGGGACCCGTGAAGAGTTTAACCGCGATAAATTATTACGTGGTTTAATCCGGGCTGCCGAAAAGCGACCTGTTACGATGGAACAAATGACTGAAATTGTTGATGAAGTTGAAAATAAAATCAGGGCATTAGGCGAAAACGAAGTATCGTCACAAGCTGTCGGCGAATACGTCATGGCCGTTTTACCAGGTGTCGACGAGATTGCGTATATTCGTTTTGCTAGTGTCTACCGTCAATTTAAAGACATGAATGTCTTTATGGCGGAATTGCAAGAAATGATGAAAAAAGAAAAGGCTAAAGACCAAGATTAG
- the mutM gene encoding DNA-formamidopyrimidine glycosylase — MPELPEVENVRRGLETLAVGKTVSAIDIRWSKIIVNPDEVFTAGLVGQQITAVDRRGKYLLIRFGEQLTVVSHLRMEGKYEVVAKEAPISKHTHVIFEFTDGQQMRYLDTRKFGRMQLIETGQENTVAGLKDLGPEPTPTTFLKADFYQRLQKHHKAIKPLLLDQKVVTGLGNIYVDETLWLSHIHPEIPANDLTRAETDRLHDEIIAELELAINHGGTTVNTFLNATGHAGAFQEMLHVYGKKGVPCERCGTPIEKIKVAQRGTHFCPKCQIKRDAK, encoded by the coding sequence ATGCCTGAATTACCAGAAGTCGAAAATGTCCGCCGGGGACTTGAAACCTTAGCGGTTGGTAAAACTGTTTCAGCAATCGATATTCGCTGGTCGAAAATCATTGTTAATCCAGATGAAGTCTTTACTGCTGGATTAGTGGGCCAACAGATTACAGCTGTTGATCGGCGGGGGAAATATTTACTAATTCGTTTTGGAGAACAGCTAACTGTTGTCAGCCATCTGCGAATGGAAGGTAAGTATGAAGTGGTCGCCAAGGAGGCACCGATTTCAAAACATACGCACGTGATTTTTGAATTCACGGATGGGCAACAGATGCGTTACCTAGATACGCGGAAGTTTGGGCGGATGCAGTTGATTGAGACCGGTCAGGAAAATACGGTAGCTGGCTTGAAGGACCTAGGGCCGGAACCAACACCGACGACCTTTTTAAAGGCGGACTTCTATCAACGGTTGCAAAAACATCACAAAGCTATCAAGCCATTGTTATTGGATCAAAAGGTTGTGACCGGTCTAGGCAATATTTATGTCGATGAAACGTTGTGGTTAAGCCATATTCATCCAGAAATACCAGCCAATGACTTGACGCGTGCTGAAACGGATCGCCTCCACGATGAGATTATTGCCGAATTAGAACTAGCGATTAATCATGGAGGGACGACGGTTAACACATTTTTGAACGCGACCGGTCATGCTGGCGCCTTCCAAGAAATGCTGCATGTTTACGGCAAAAAAGGGGTTCCTTGCGAACGATGTGGGACACCAATCGAGAAGATTAAAGTGGCACAGCGGGGGACGCATTTTTGTCCAAAGTGTCAGATTAAAAGGGATGCAAAATAA
- a CDS encoding replication initiation and membrane attachment family protein, translating to MSDAFDYLSPKDGFMVTKANYLSDFDQTVVTYLYQPLMGAVAYSLYLLLWSQSTQAKSQMTFQTHATLLNLLGVDLPAFYDARNKLEALGLMRTYQKNNNTGRNLVYELYAPMQPHIFFNDDLLSVILYESVGEKRFIELREHFKLQPVRSKEYEEVTKNFLTVFHVQNDHLTTAPTAVAEAQSTYQQKKAQKPSFTSVELRTFDWALLQEVVAQNQIDTDEILRNEQRLFNLHYFYGLDEMELGRLIGLTMDVADSRVNMDALEQNVLNNYTRRHSVQNNSEQPAKKPLETLQKEWQKAGFNEKEMQWLTESQQYLPVDYLEYLKQKNHGFVAKNEIRALRDLQNRYIFNNDVLNILVVYIISQYEGLTQALLDRIANQWAQQGVKTSADAILQIRDFQTKQETKQTKRQPRYQAKTKQETVPKWAKSDYQAPQTTSSKADQQEIDQLLKKIREGRES from the coding sequence ATGTCAGATGCATTTGATTATTTAAGTCCTAAAGATGGGTTTATGGTGACAAAAGCTAACTATTTGAGCGATTTTGATCAAACAGTCGTCACCTATTTATACCAACCACTGATGGGGGCTGTCGCGTACAGTCTCTATCTTTTGTTATGGAGCCAATCAACACAGGCCAAGAGTCAAATGACTTTCCAAACGCATGCGACCTTGTTGAATTTATTAGGGGTTGATTTGCCGGCTTTTTATGACGCGCGCAATAAGTTAGAAGCGTTAGGCTTAATGCGGACTTATCAGAAGAATAACAATACGGGCCGCAATCTGGTGTATGAATTATACGCACCAATGCAGCCACATATTTTCTTCAATGATGATTTGTTGAGTGTCATTTTATACGAATCAGTCGGTGAGAAGCGGTTTATTGAATTGAGAGAGCATTTTAAACTACAACCAGTGCGCTCTAAGGAATACGAAGAGGTCACGAAGAACTTCTTGACGGTCTTCCACGTTCAAAATGATCATTTAACAACGGCCCCTACGGCAGTTGCTGAGGCACAAAGTACGTATCAACAAAAAAAGGCGCAAAAACCAAGTTTCACGTCAGTTGAGTTGCGCACTTTTGATTGGGCTTTATTACAAGAAGTGGTTGCACAGAATCAAATCGATACGGATGAAATTTTACGTAATGAGCAACGATTATTTAATTTGCATTATTTTTACGGATTAGACGAAATGGAATTGGGACGCTTAATCGGCCTCACCATGGATGTTGCCGACAGTCGGGTCAATATGGATGCGTTAGAACAAAACGTTTTGAATAATTATACGCGCCGACATAGCGTTCAAAATAACAGTGAACAACCGGCTAAAAAACCGCTTGAGACGCTACAAAAAGAATGGCAAAAAGCCGGCTTTAATGAAAAAGAAATGCAGTGGTTAACCGAAAGTCAGCAGTATTTACCAGTTGATTATTTGGAATATCTTAAGCAAAAAAATCATGGCTTTGTGGCGAAAAATGAAATTCGCGCATTACGTGACTTACAAAATCGCTATATCTTTAACAACGATGTTTTAAATATCTTAGTGGTTTACATCATTAGTCAGTATGAGGGCCTAACACAAGCTTTGTTAGATCGAATCGCCAATCAATGGGCGCAACAAGGGGTTAAGACGTCAGCTGACGCTATTTTACAAATCCGTGATTTCCAAACCAAACAAGAAACGAAACAAACTAAACGACAACCGCGCTATCAAGCCAAGACCAAGCAAGAAACTGTGCCTAAATGGGCCAAGTCTGATTATCAAGCGCCACAAACCACATCAAGTAAGGCGGATCAGCAAGAAATTGATCAATTACTCAAGAAAATCCGTGAAGGGCGGGAATCATAA
- the rnr gene encoding ribonuclease R, with product MTQVDQMKAAILAIFAADETQQLNVSEISERIGVAGSQGFKDLVKVLAELEGDKHLLMDDAGKFRLPASQRLVEGVFHANDRGFGFVSMVDKEPSDPDIFIAPPNTNFAMNGDTVEVAIIKEAEENSRRGPEGKVAKVITRGIEEIVGEFMPYSDIQKEKTGLIGYIQSHAKKLSSYLIYLTDNGLHPQKGDMVQVDITSYPSIDTPGQMRGIAKQVLGNKNDPGVDVLSIVYQHDIKTDFPEEVRLQSEAIPDTVLETDKFGRKDLTDQPVVTIDGDDSKDFDDAVNVRQLDNGHFYLGVHIADVSYYVTEGSPLDAEALERGTSTYLTDRVIPMLPFRLSNGICSLNPDVERLALTCEMEIDEHGNVVDHNIFPSVIKSTARMTYNNVNKILTDQDADLRDQYARLVPMFETMAELHEILLKKRHNRGAIDFEEDEAKIIVDENGKAIDIELRQRGLSERMIESFMLAANETVAEHYSTANAPFLYRIHETPDTDKMKNFFEFITAYGIQVQGSSKKVTPMMLQEVLTQIEGQPEQPIITTMLLRSMQQAHYSDESLGHFGLAAEFYTHFTSPIRRYPDLMVHRLIHNYATNGMTIEEKEKWAPKLQPIAEQTSLEERRSIDTEREVVDLKKAEYMLDKVGNEYDAVISSVTSFGMFIALPSTVEGLVHISQMKDDYYSFVESQLALVGERTHKMFRIGQPVRVKVANVDLDAHSVDFELLASEEVPLASAEILSKIEARPKRPTRPRDHEKGGQRRGDQKKNSHPRRPVAKKDSQKRTFKK from the coding sequence TTGACACAAGTTGACCAAATGAAAGCTGCCATCCTAGCCATTTTTGCAGCAGATGAAACGCAACAATTAAACGTATCAGAAATCAGTGAACGAATCGGTGTGGCCGGCTCACAAGGATTCAAAGATTTAGTGAAAGTATTAGCCGAATTAGAAGGGGACAAACACCTTTTAATGGATGATGCCGGTAAATTCAGATTACCAGCTAGCCAACGCTTAGTCGAAGGGGTTTTCCACGCCAACGATCGAGGCTTTGGTTTCGTCTCAATGGTTGATAAAGAACCAAGCGATCCAGATATTTTTATCGCACCACCAAACACAAACTTCGCAATGAATGGTGACACTGTTGAAGTGGCCATCATCAAAGAAGCAGAAGAAAACAGCCGCCGCGGTCCTGAAGGAAAAGTGGCTAAAGTGATTACGCGGGGGATTGAAGAAATCGTCGGCGAATTCATGCCTTATTCAGATATCCAAAAAGAAAAAACAGGCTTGATTGGTTACATTCAAAGCCATGCTAAAAAATTAAGCAGCTATTTAATTTACTTAACAGACAACGGTTTGCACCCTCAAAAAGGAGACATGGTCCAAGTCGATATTACGTCATACCCAAGTATCGATACCCCTGGCCAAATGCGCGGGATTGCCAAACAAGTCTTAGGGAATAAAAACGATCCTGGTGTTGATGTTTTATCAATTGTTTACCAACATGATATTAAAACAGATTTCCCAGAAGAAGTTCGTTTACAATCAGAAGCTATTCCAGATACTGTTTTAGAAACAGATAAGTTTGGCCGTAAAGATTTAACCGACCAACCAGTTGTGACAATCGATGGCGACGATTCAAAAGATTTTGATGATGCCGTTAATGTCCGTCAATTGGACAATGGTCACTTCTACTTAGGCGTGCATATTGCCGATGTTAGTTATTACGTTACAGAAGGCTCACCATTAGATGCTGAAGCGCTCGAACGGGGGACAAGTACTTACTTAACTGATCGCGTGATTCCAATGTTACCATTCCGTCTTTCTAATGGGATTTGTTCATTGAACCCAGACGTTGAACGATTGGCATTAACTTGTGAAATGGAAATTGACGAACATGGTAACGTGGTCGATCACAACATTTTCCCAAGTGTTATCAAATCAACCGCTCGAATGACTTATAACAATGTTAATAAGATTTTGACGGATCAAGATGCTGACTTACGTGATCAATACGCACGTTTGGTGCCAATGTTTGAAACAATGGCTGAATTACACGAAATCCTCTTGAAGAAACGTCATAATCGTGGCGCAATCGACTTTGAAGAAGACGAAGCTAAAATCATTGTTGATGAAAACGGTAAGGCAATCGATATTGAATTACGTCAACGCGGTCTTTCAGAACGCATGATCGAATCATTCATGTTGGCTGCTAATGAAACTGTTGCAGAACATTACAGTACTGCTAACGCACCTTTCTTATACCGGATTCATGAAACACCAGATACTGATAAGATGAAGAACTTCTTCGAATTTATCACCGCTTATGGCATTCAAGTCCAAGGCTCAAGCAAAAAAGTAACACCAATGATGTTACAAGAAGTCTTGACACAAATTGAAGGTCAACCTGAACAACCCATTATTACAACAATGTTATTGAGAAGTATGCAACAAGCACATTATTCAGATGAATCACTTGGTCACTTTGGTTTGGCTGCTGAATTCTATACGCATTTCACATCACCAATTCGTCGTTACCCTGATTTAATGGTCCATCGTTTAATTCATAACTATGCTACTAACGGCATGACGATTGAAGAAAAAGAAAAATGGGCACCTAAGTTACAACCAATCGCTGAACAAACATCACTTGAAGAACGACGCTCAATTGATACGGAACGTGAAGTTGTTGACCTTAAGAAAGCTGAATACATGCTTGATAAGGTTGGTAATGAATACGATGCTGTTATTAGTTCTGTGACAAGCTTCGGGATGTTTATCGCCTTACCAAGTACGGTTGAAGGGCTTGTACACATCTCTCAAATGAAAGATGATTATTATAGCTTCGTTGAAAGTCAATTGGCTTTAGTGGGCGAAAGAACCCATAAAATGTTCCGAATTGGCCAACCAGTACGGGTTAAAGTCGCTAATGTTGACTTAGATGCACATTCTGTAGACTTCGAATTATTAGCAAGCGAGGAAGTTCCCTTGGCTTCTGCTGAAATTTTGAGTAAGATAGAAGCAAGACCTAAGCGCCCAACTCGTCCAAGAGACCATGAAAAAGGCGGTCAACGACGTGGTGACCAAAAGAAAAACAGTCATCCAAGACGACCAGTGGCTAAAAAGGACTCACAAAAACGTACTTTTAAAAAGTAG
- a CDS encoding 3D domain-containing protein, translated as MQFKKMGLMILTGLIIIVTTVGPVNAASLSELKQQEEQTQKSIDTINGKIQGTLTKVNTKYQEVDQLKKKITENEERINKTETILAAQKKELAERKDYAKAHLKALQKSEDDRDVLNTILSADSLSDLLSRVYTLTILQDADNQNMTDLATSYQKMVTIQKYLEESKAALDKQKKDLDQQTADLQKQVDQMKKDLSQSQKQLADISKKKIEEQKREAEEQAKAAAKAKDEAAAKAASQKLAAVNNQQQAALVAAAKGKPGQTVDVQATAYSTAEPGLSRYGATGIDLVKNPNCIAVDPKVIKLNSLVLVPGYGYAIAGDTGGAIKGHIIDVHFPSVAQCVSWGRRHITITIIK; from the coding sequence ATGCAATTCAAAAAAATGGGTTTAATGATTCTTACCGGACTCATAATCATTGTGACAACTGTCGGACCAGTTAATGCGGCCAGTCTCAGTGAACTAAAACAACAAGAAGAACAAACACAAAAAAGTATTGATACCATCAATGGTAAAATTCAAGGTACGTTAACAAAAGTGAATACTAAGTATCAAGAAGTCGATCAGTTAAAAAAGAAAATTACAGAAAATGAAGAACGTATTAATAAGACCGAAACAATTCTAGCGGCTCAAAAAAAGGAACTAGCGGAACGAAAAGATTATGCCAAGGCTCATTTGAAGGCCTTACAAAAATCAGAAGATGATCGTGACGTATTAAATACCATATTATCGGCAGACTCGTTGAGTGATCTTTTGAGTCGCGTCTATACTTTGACGATTTTACAGGATGCAGATAATCAAAATATGACTGATTTAGCAACTAGCTATCAGAAAATGGTGACGATTCAAAAGTACTTAGAAGAAAGTAAGGCCGCTTTGGACAAACAAAAAAAGGATTTAGATCAACAAACGGCTGATTTACAAAAGCAAGTAGACCAGATGAAAAAAGACTTGAGCCAGAGCCAAAAACAACTTGCTGATATTAGTAAAAAGAAGATTGAAGAACAAAAAAGAGAGGCTGAGGAACAAGCAAAAGCCGCTGCCAAAGCAAAAGATGAAGCTGCCGCTAAAGCCGCTAGCCAAAAATTAGCAGCAGTTAATAATCAGCAACAAGCGGCATTAGTTGCTGCTGCCAAAGGAAAACCAGGCCAGACGGTTGATGTTCAGGCAACTGCTTATTCAACGGCAGAACCGGGTCTAAGTCGCTACGGTGCAACCGGAATCGATTTGGTGAAAAATCCTAATTGTATTGCTGTTGATCCAAAAGTCATTAAGTTAAACTCGCTCGTTTTAGTACCTGGCTATGGTTATGCTATCGCCGGAGATACAGGTGGGGCGATTAAAGGCCATATTATTGACGTCCATTTTCCAAGCGTCGCTCAATGTGTCAGCTGGGGACGGCGTCATATTACAATTACAATTATTAAATAA